A window of Glycine soja cultivar W05 chromosome 13, ASM419377v2, whole genome shotgun sequence genomic DNA:
CAATTGGCAGTGTTTTGTGCTGCAAATGTGGAATTCCAATGCAACCAAATGCTGCTAATATGTGTGTGAAGTGTCTGCGCTCGGAAGTCGATATTACAGAAGGACTGCTGAAGCGTCTAGTGCTGGTGCATTGCCCTGAGTGTGAAAGTTACTTGCAGCCACCAAGAAGTTGGGTCAAGCTGCAGCTGGAATCGAAGGAGCTGTTGACATTTTGCTTGAAGAAATTGCAGAAGAATTTGAATTCGAATAAAGTGAGGTTGGTGCACGCTGAGTTCATTTGGACTGAGCCGCATTCCAGGAGGGTAAAAGTCAAGGTCAAGGTTCAGAAGGAGGTTCTGAATGGAGCAATACTCGAACAGTCTTATCCCGTCGAGTATGTTCAACAAGAACATATGTGTGAATCCTGTTCTAGGGTCCAGGCTAATCCTGACCAGTGGGTTGCTGCTGTGCAACTCAGGCAACACGTTTCTCACAGGCGTACTTTCTTTTATTTGGAGCAGCTGATTCTGAAGCATGGTGCTGCTGCCACTGCTATACGAATCAAGCAGATGGAACAAGGTATCGACTTCTTTTTCTCTAATCGAAGTCATGGAGTCAAATTTGTGGAGTTTATTGGGAAAGTTGCTCCGGTAAGGAGCCGCCATGATAAGCAGCTTGTTTCTCATGATCCAAAGAGTAATAACTACAACTACAAATATACATTTTCTGTTGAAATCAGCCCTATTTGCCGTGAGGATTTAATCTGTCTGCCTCCTAGAGTTGCTGTTAGTTTGGGAAATATTGGTCCACTTGTGATTTGCACCAAGGTTACCAACAGCATTGCTTTGCTCGATCCATTTACCTTGAGACACTGTTTCATAGATGCTGATCAGTACTGGAGAACATCCTTTAAGTCGTTACTTACTAGCAGACAATTGGTGGAATATATAGTGCTGGATGTGGAGACTGTTTCATCTGAGGTCACTATTGGTGGCACGAAATATCGTTTAGCAGATGCTCAGGTGGCTCGTGTTTCAGATTTTGGAAAGAACGACACGATATTTAACATCAAGACTCATCTTGGCCATCTTCTAAATCCTGGTGATTATGCTCTTGGTTATGATCTGTATGGGGCTAATAGTAATGACATGGAATTGGACAAGTACAAAGGACACATTCCTGAAGCTATTTTAATAAAGAAGAGTTATGAAGAGAAGCACCAAAAGAAGCGTGGGAAGCCTCGTTCATGGAAGCTTAAATCACTTGAGATGGAGGTTGATGATAAGGGAAGAGTTGATCAAGATAAAATGGTCTCAGAATATGAACAATTCATTCAAGATCTGGAAGAAAACCCTGAAATGAGGTTCAACATATCATTGTACCGAAATAAAGAGTACAAGCCTTCTGATGGTGATGAATCTTCTGTTCCATTGGAGGAGTTGTTGGCTGATCTTGATCTGAGTGAGCATGAAGATGAAGAGGATAACATGACGGAATGAAAAAAAGCTTCTTCTACCTTGATTAGTATTTTATGGAATTTTGGCTTTTTGTTCATGTCAAAggttttcttttccctttcccATTTATGTTGTGTTAATTGGCAATCTCTGATGGTTTGTTTATTGAAAGAATGATAAGATGGTAATTTTGCAGGCTGTAGTAACAATACTTATAAATAGCTTGTGTTACCATTCTTTTATCAGCTTGCCTGAAATATGCCTTGCTCCTTTTCTGTTAAGTTTTCCAGGATTTTTCAGGGAGAATTTCTCTTGTTACGCGTGAGATCAATGCAATTATTCGCCCCTTTTTTATCAttgttcttttaaattatttttttggcaaAGTATTGATAGCTTTCAGAAGGGGTTTCCCCTTgcttatttgaattaattgaaGTTAAACTGagtctcaaattaaaaaaatatatagagaaACTTTATCATTTCCGTTATTGCCAAACTTGACCCAATTCATCCACACAATctaattcatattttatcttGTAATTAGATGAATCATCTTCACCTGCGTTGTTGCTGTTGTTAGGAATTCGAATTTGAGTTTCGCACCAATTATATTGCACAACTTTTACTATAAAAGctgagaaaaattataaattgtaaCAGAATGAGTTCATTTATTCAGAGTTTGTACAATTTTACAGTATTATATGGCAAGGAAGATTGCAGAAATCAATGACTATACAAATTTTCTTCCTGTGAAAGAATTAATGtacatgtttctttttctttgtaaaagaagagagaaaaagctAGGAGTATAACAAAGACAATAGTAATGCCCTTTGCTGGGCATTCAAAGATGAAAAAATTGTATCAAACGCACTACGTGGAATACACCGCCCAAGCTGCCTCAGCAAATTTTCCACCTGCTGGATTGTTTGTGCTGTAGCTAATTTGTCACTCTTA
This region includes:
- the LOC114382314 gene encoding 60S ribosomal export protein NMD3-like — encoded protein: MFGSSGMAQESGMFMVNQTIGSVLCCKCGIPMQPNAANMCVKCLRSEVDITEGLLKRLVLVHCPECESYLQPPRSWVKLQLESKELLTFCLKKLQKNLNSNKVRLVHAEFIWTEPHSRRVKVKVKVQKEVLNGAILEQSYPVEYVQQEHMCESCSRVQANPDQWVAAVQLRQHVSHRRTFFYLEQLILKHGAAATAIRIKQMEQGIDFFFSNRSHGVKFVEFIGKVAPVRSRHDKQLVSHDPKSNNYNYKYTFSVEISPICREDLICLPPRVAVSLGNIGPLVICTKVTNSIALLDPFTLRHCFIDADQYWRTSFKSLLTSRQLVEYIVLDVETVSSEVTIGGTKYRLADAQVARVSDFGKNDTIFNIKTHLGHLLNPGDYALGYDLYGANSNDMELDKYKGHIPEAILIKKSYEEKHQKKRGKPRSWKLKSLEMEVDDKGRVDQDKMVSEYEQFIQDLEENPEMRFNISLYRNKEYKPSDGDESSVPLEELLADLDLSEHEDEEDNMTE